The Punica granatum isolate Tunisia-2019 chromosome 4, ASM765513v2, whole genome shotgun sequence genome has a window encoding:
- the LOC116205823 gene encoding uncharacterized protein LOC116205823: MASSSMASPSSHLYFCSRNYSTASRRLPRSRVFFLPRISLSENQQQSPEPEEAPNPIPRREIVLRSSELAVVGAIFNLSGKKPEYLGVQKNPPSLALCPATKNCISTSESITDLTHYAPPWNYNGGRGRKQPISREEAKKELLDVIKSTKPGKFTPQIVEDRDDYVRVEYQSPILGLVDDVEFWFPPGKNPIVEYRSASRVGNFDFDYNRKRIKALREELEKKGWASEDSF; encoded by the exons ATGGCTTCATCTTCAATGGCTTCTCCGAGCTCCCATCTCTATTTCTGCAGCCGAAACTACAGTACTGCTAGTAGGAGACTCCCCAGAAGCAGGGTCTTCTTCCTTCCCCGGATATCCCTTTCTGAGAATCAGCAGCAGAGCCCGGAACCCGAAGAAGCCCCAAATCCCATCCCCAGAAG GGAAATTGTACTGAGGAGCAGCGAATTGGCGGTAGTTGGGGCCATTTTCAACTTGAG TGGGAAGAAGCCGGAGTACCTCGGGGTTCAGAAGAACCCTCCTTCACTGGCACTCTGCCCTGCTACCAAGAACTGCATCTCTACTTCAGAGAGCATCACTGATCTCACCCACTATGCTCCTCCTTG GAACTATAATGGAGGTCGCGGTAGAAAACAGCCAATAAGCAGGGAAGAGGCCAAGAAAGAGCTTCTAGATGTG ATAAAATCGACGAAACCAGGCAAGTTCACGCCCCAAATCGTGGAAGACAGGGACGATTATGTGAGGGTCGAATATCAAAGTCCAATACTTGGG CTTGTGGATGATGTGGAGTTCTGGTTCCCACCTGGGAAGAACCCGATCGTGGAATACCGATCTGCGTCGAGGGTCGGGAACTTCGACTTCGATTACAACCGGAAGAGAATCAAG GCTTTGAGAGaagaattggaaaagaaaggatggGCTTCTGAAGACAGCTTCTAA
- the LOC116205825 gene encoding LOB domain-containing protein 19: protein MQKTERSNNRGGGGGGASGPCGACKFLRRKCVNGCVFAPYFDSEQGATHFAAVHKVFGASNASKLLLCLPPHRRLDAVLTLCYEAIARVRDPVYGCVAHIFTLQQQVVNLQSELAYVQARLSTFRSFPSPPSLLNSQPSLQATSSDHMALVLDNNISSYPNLPVPPALDPIELLQQATGEMVDSSDTPSTQQLADAQLQAIAREFISRYLPGVKIEPPGPPKGFQQ, encoded by the exons ATGCAGAAAACAGAAAGGAGTAATAATagaggtggaggaggaggaggtgccAGCGGGCCCTGCGGGGCGTGCAAGTTCCTGAGGAGGAAGTGCGTGAACGGGTGCGTGTTCGCTCCCTACTTCGATTCCGAGCAGGGTGCCACTCACTTCGCCGCCGTCCATAAGGTTTTCGGTGCCAGCAACGCCTCCAAGCTCCTCCTCTGTCTCCCGCCTCACCGCCGACTCGACGCCGTCCTCACCCTCTGCTACGAGGCCATTGCCCGGGTTCGTGACCCCGTCTACGGCTGCGTCGCCCACATCTTCACCCTCCAACAACAG gTGGTGAATTTACAATCAGAGTTGGCCTACGTACAGGCTCGTCTATCTACATTCCGGAGTTTTCCTTCGCCACCTTCTCTTCTGAACTCTCAGCCTTCTCTTCAAGCTACTTCCTCTGATCATATGGCATTGGTATTGGACAATAACATTTCATCTTACCCGAACCTCCCAGTGCCTCCCGCTCTTGATCCCATAGAGCTATTGCAGCAAGCAACAGGAGAGATGGTGGATTCCTCCGATACACCCAGCACTCAACAGCTAGCTGATGCCCAGCTACAGGCAATAGCTCGGGAGTTCATATCTCGATACTTGCCCGGAGTAAAGATCGAGCCTCCAGGTCCACCAAAAGGTTTCCAGCAATAG